A genomic region of Pseudoalteromonas piscicida contains the following coding sequences:
- a CDS encoding alpha/beta fold hydrolase has protein sequence MQIAALTDWQQRYGDRIRIINAYGPTEATISATLNDVTHFSGARVPIGQPVAGLSLYLLDEQLRAVATGVEGDLYIAGIGLARGYLNDKEKTQQTFIIEPNSGQRLYKTGDRACCLASNELLYLGRGDDQVKVRGYRIELGEIERQLQLIDEVAACAVVVREDSSNNAQLVAFVQPTQHTEVNDAAVRAQLLAVLPAYMVPELFQSVSQLPLTTNGKIDRKQLIAPAGSYTPPQSLRQEDKLERLTPLQTQLAQQFACRLLVDGVCLDDNFFNLGGHSLLAMRLVGDINQHLQLNLPLPALFEYPTVRGLSQYIQALRDGLGECDGEPQSLETLVCLQEGELGFTPVVLIAGAGGWLMAFHALVNGLDSRIPVYGLQPEALAEEPETLTSIRRTAEYYLSVLADGELGEQVHLVGHSFGSFIAYQLATLLEQQGRIGCSVTVIDTPVPSSPELNLDEAQIAQMMLDNLMAFFRLSVSDTEISAYKQGDASARIAYLNRWIHQAGFNFSDAHLRHFQQVFSAQLRANIEMQSMLSDTPICVVKTQQTQEFEGRPVNKDMGWKPFSHSLSCYEVKGDHLSCLQAEQVGQLVNIIERNYVLH, from the coding sequence ATGCAGATAGCCGCGCTCACCGATTGGCAGCAGCGCTATGGCGACCGTATTCGAATTATTAATGCCTATGGCCCGACCGAAGCAACCATTTCTGCAACCCTTAATGATGTCACACACTTCAGCGGTGCGCGTGTGCCGATCGGTCAGCCCGTCGCGGGTTTGTCTTTATATTTACTTGATGAGCAGCTCCGAGCGGTAGCCACTGGTGTGGAAGGCGATTTATACATTGCGGGTATTGGCCTTGCCAGAGGCTATCTCAATGACAAAGAAAAGACGCAGCAGACCTTTATTATTGAGCCTAACAGCGGCCAGCGACTTTATAAAACTGGCGATCGCGCTTGCTGCTTAGCTTCAAATGAATTGCTGTATCTAGGCCGTGGTGATGACCAAGTTAAAGTGCGCGGTTACCGCATCGAATTGGGTGAGATTGAACGACAACTTCAGCTCATAGACGAAGTTGCTGCTTGTGCTGTGGTGGTGCGCGAAGATAGCAGCAACAACGCGCAATTGGTGGCATTTGTACAGCCAACGCAGCATACGGAAGTGAATGATGCTGCTGTGCGAGCGCAGTTACTCGCAGTACTACCCGCTTACATGGTCCCTGAGTTGTTCCAATCAGTTAGCCAACTTCCGCTTACAACGAACGGCAAGATAGATCGCAAGCAGCTCATTGCACCGGCCGGTTCATACACTCCGCCTCAATCCTTGCGGCAAGAGGATAAGCTGGAAAGGCTCACACCACTACAAACTCAATTAGCGCAGCAGTTTGCCTGTCGTTTGCTGGTGGATGGAGTGTGCCTTGACGATAACTTCTTTAATCTAGGTGGTCATTCGCTATTAGCGATGCGTCTTGTGGGTGATATTAATCAGCACCTACAACTCAATTTGCCACTGCCGGCACTTTTTGAGTATCCGACTGTGCGTGGGCTCAGTCAGTATATTCAAGCATTGAGAGATGGTCTTGGCGAATGCGATGGCGAACCTCAATCGCTTGAAACCTTAGTGTGTTTGCAAGAGGGCGAGCTTGGTTTTACACCTGTGGTGTTGATTGCGGGAGCGGGAGGTTGGCTAATGGCATTTCATGCGTTAGTGAATGGGCTTGATAGCCGTATACCCGTTTATGGCTTGCAGCCAGAGGCGCTAGCCGAGGAACCCGAGACACTAACCTCGATTAGGCGCACCGCAGAGTATTACTTGAGTGTATTAGCAGACGGTGAACTTGGTGAACAAGTGCATTTGGTCGGACATTCTTTTGGTAGCTTTATTGCCTATCAACTTGCCACTTTACTTGAGCAACAAGGTCGAATTGGCTGCTCGGTAACTGTGATTGATACGCCTGTACCGAGCAGCCCTGAGCTTAATTTGGATGAAGCACAAATTGCACAAATGATGCTGGATAATCTGATGGCGTTTTTCCGCCTTAGTGTCTCTGATACTGAAATCAGTGCCTATAAGCAAGGTGATGCTTCAGCACGCATTGCCTATCTCAATCGTTGGATACACCAAGCTGGATTTAATTTTAGCGATGCGCATCTACGTCACTTTCAACAAGTTTTTAGTGCCCAACTGCGAGCAAATATTGAGATGCAGTCTATGCTTAGCGACACCCCAATCTGCGTTGTAAAAACGCAGCAAACGCAAGAATTTGAAGGCCGTCCTGTGAATAAAGACATGGGGTGGAAACCATTTAGTCACTCTCTCTCTTGTTATGAAGTCAAAGGAGATCATTTGTCCTGCCTACAAGCCGAGCAAGTGGGGCAGTTGGTTAACATAATTGAGCGCAACTATGTGTTGCACTAG
- a CDS encoding TauD/TfdA family dioxygenase, with amino-acid sequence MDHALSLELDPTTIAADSRIHDLSEVKQSGMAWVKNHVQEVNNWVERDGFALLRGLNIVSTNQFSAILETLFGERLSQYVYRSSPRTALNNNIYTTTEYHADQVILQHNENAYSNVWPMRMGFFCVIPATTGGCTPLADSREVYRRIPNELRDKFERLGVQYVRNYGDIDLPWQEVFQTESKTEVEQYCRQNEIEFTWLDDKRLQTKQWRPAVMRHPQSGEKVWFNQAHLFHCSSLDNQLSAQMRDSIGSEFLPRNAFFGDGSEICDQDIKLINQVYQDLSFAYPWQRNDILLLDNMLFTHGREAYTGTHKVLVGMANIASA; translated from the coding sequence ATGGATCACGCACTTTCTTTGGAATTGGATCCGACAACAATTGCAGCAGACTCTCGGATACATGACTTATCTGAGGTTAAACAAAGCGGCATGGCATGGGTGAAAAACCACGTTCAAGAGGTGAATAACTGGGTTGAGCGAGATGGTTTTGCATTGCTTCGTGGCTTAAATATTGTGAGCACGAATCAGTTTAGCGCCATACTTGAGACCTTGTTTGGTGAGCGTTTAAGCCAGTATGTTTATCGCTCCTCACCACGTACGGCACTGAACAACAATATTTACACCACCACGGAATATCATGCCGATCAAGTGATCCTGCAGCATAACGAAAATGCTTACTCCAATGTTTGGCCGATGCGAATGGGCTTTTTTTGTGTGATCCCAGCAACCACGGGTGGGTGCACTCCACTTGCCGACAGCCGTGAAGTGTATCGCCGTATTCCTAATGAATTAAGAGACAAGTTTGAGCGTTTAGGTGTGCAGTACGTGCGTAACTACGGTGATATCGACCTACCATGGCAAGAGGTTTTTCAAACTGAGAGTAAGACAGAAGTTGAGCAATATTGCCGACAAAATGAAATCGAATTTACTTGGCTTGATGATAAAAGACTGCAAACCAAGCAATGGCGTCCGGCGGTGATGCGCCATCCACAAAGTGGTGAAAAGGTATGGTTTAATCAAGCTCATCTGTTTCACTGCTCGAGCCTAGACAATCAGTTGAGTGCGCAAATGCGTGACAGTATCGGCAGTGAATTTTTACCTCGTAACGCCTTTTTTGGTGATGGTAGCGAAATATGTGACCAAGACATCAAGCTCATCAATCAGGTTTATCAAGACCTCAGTTTTGCTTACCCATGGCAAAGAAACGATATTTTGCTGCTGGATAATATGCTGTTTACTCATGGTAGAGAGGCCTACACAGGCACTCATAAAGTACTAGTTGGCATGGCAAATATCGCGTCAGCATAA
- a CDS encoding serine hydrolase domain-containing protein yields the protein MKWLIQLRLRMMMLFCITLALASCLQKKSVADNHTIMPNQLEMIEAVVKEYCDANLFFGTVYITSADKVVYQSNCGPQNMQYDVDNSVKSKYRIGSNTKAFSAAILMKMLDGKDLRQETIGDHLPWYPDNQCADVSLHHLLTMSSGINNYSDNEAVYDNYGWRPYLYNASLDLNGPEDFSNRFCTCGAEAGQSGTPSFTPGSKYEYSNCNYYLIGNIIEQLAAGKQGNIGREYWFANIVQEQILNPLSMTDSGSYSAIGVYANMTTGYIYNQNQYLSLANGRPPATGGPAPYEDILVNPYSNPLVLYSAGDLYSTVEDMHKWDQGLYGTQILNDTQKLAAFAPYSNTGSSDECEYYGYGWFVTYVDPNQYGKVANCPENPADANLRMYEKFLQYSGSYPYSWVTSFTRLLERDQSIMVFSNYVKEGIESDCIAKEIRNIIFYSDKHRTEQCQQDLNQA from the coding sequence ATGAAATGGCTAATACAACTGCGGCTAAGAATGATGATGCTATTTTGCATCACCTTAGCACTGGCATCTTGTTTGCAGAAAAAGAGTGTCGCAGATAATCACACCATTATGCCTAATCAATTAGAAATGATAGAGGCGGTGGTGAAGGAATATTGCGATGCCAACCTATTCTTTGGCACGGTTTATATCACCTCGGCTGATAAGGTGGTGTACCAGTCCAACTGCGGACCACAGAATATGCAATATGATGTTGATAACAGCGTTAAGTCTAAGTATCGCATTGGCTCCAATACCAAAGCGTTTTCGGCCGCTATTTTAATGAAGATGTTAGATGGTAAGGACTTACGGCAGGAAACCATTGGCGATCATTTGCCTTGGTACCCAGATAATCAATGTGCCGATGTTTCGCTACATCATTTGCTTACTATGTCGTCTGGGATCAATAACTACAGCGATAACGAAGCCGTATACGATAACTACGGTTGGCGGCCTTATTTATATAACGCGAGTCTAGATCTTAACGGACCGGAAGATTTTAGTAACCGCTTTTGCACCTGTGGTGCCGAAGCGGGGCAAAGTGGTACACCGTCATTTACGCCCGGCAGTAAGTATGAATACAGCAACTGTAACTACTATCTTATCGGTAATATCATCGAGCAGTTAGCGGCTGGCAAACAAGGCAATATTGGTCGTGAGTATTGGTTTGCCAATATCGTTCAAGAGCAAATTTTAAACCCGCTTAGCATGACGGACAGCGGCTCTTACAGTGCGATTGGTGTCTATGCAAATATGACCACAGGTTATATCTATAATCAAAACCAATACTTATCGCTTGCTAATGGCCGTCCACCAGCCACTGGAGGCCCCGCACCTTACGAAGATATTTTAGTGAATCCATATAGCAACCCATTAGTGCTGTATTCAGCTGGAGATTTGTATTCCACAGTGGAAGACATGCATAAATGGGATCAAGGTTTGTATGGCACTCAAATCTTAAATGATACCCAGAAACTAGCGGCCTTTGCTCCCTACTCTAACACTGGTAGCAGCGACGAGTGTGAATACTATGGCTATGGCTGGTTTGTCACTTATGTCGACCCAAACCAGTACGGCAAAGTGGCAAATTGCCCCGAAAACCCAGCCGATGCAAATCTCAGAATGTATGAAAAATTCTTACAGTACTCTGGTAGTTACCCCTATTCATGGGTGACCAGTTTTACTCGTTTACTGGAACGAGATCAAAGCATCATGGTGTTTAGCAACTATGTGAAAGAGGGGATTGAGTCAGATTGTATCGCCAAGGAGATCCGCAACATTATCTTCTATAGTGATAAACACCGTACCGAGCAATGCCAGCAAGATTTGAATCAGGCATAA
- a CDS encoding YcjF family protein, which translates to MAVTKTAKDDKASDAPEQQESQLVADEDRAAVAQLIVDKYTKWSFGSGFIPVPAVDLVALTGIQMKMIGEVAKVYGQSYGDNKLRGTVSALIGGSFPQTLGGAGLSSFLKAVPVLGTLSAIAFMPVVSAASTHAVGATFVRHFENGGTLIDLNLASMKGDIADIAAKYRANKGNADATATADKATV; encoded by the coding sequence ATGGCAGTGACAAAAACAGCGAAGGATGACAAGGCGAGCGACGCTCCAGAACAACAGGAATCACAACTTGTTGCTGATGAAGACAGAGCAGCCGTTGCTCAGCTGATTGTCGACAAATACACAAAATGGTCGTTTGGCTCTGGGTTTATTCCCGTTCCTGCGGTTGATTTAGTGGCGTTGACAGGGATCCAAATGAAGATGATAGGCGAAGTAGCAAAAGTCTATGGTCAATCATATGGTGACAACAAGCTGCGTGGCACAGTAAGCGCATTGATTGGCGGCTCTTTTCCACAAACCTTAGGGGGCGCGGGACTAAGCAGCTTTTTGAAGGCGGTTCCTGTCCTTGGCACGTTAAGCGCAATCGCATTTATGCCAGTTGTGTCTGCGGCATCAACACACGCAGTAGGCGCAACTTTTGTTCGACACTTTGAAAATGGCGGCACGCTGATAGACCTGAATCTAGCAAGTATGAAAGGGGATATCGCAGACATCGCAGCTAAGTATCGTGCAAATAAAGGGAATGCGGACGCAACAGCTACAGCGGATAAAGCCACAGTATAA
- a CDS encoding cyclic peptide export ABC transporter: MVLYELIRRHIQIKKRTFIALGCISGLANALVLALINNVAANISDINKENHILYYLVLFTLTIAIYGFTQQRLMTKAAQMVERAIDKLRVDLFESIRHTELSTLEKIGKERIFNTISKELQTISQSAQLFVIIGQSISLVFFTSLYIAWHSFVAFMVISTLILVGASIHRLRANEIQRNMRISFESENQLIQRLSDLLDGFKEVKLSEPRAEDLEHEYRRDSNRARRAKTKTQTLFATDFILSQITFFAATGAMVFIVPMLSDVYTDVVIKVTTASLFLIGPITSIAGGIPVFTTATEAAQNVLALERDLKNVQDEQETKRPEPGESLTSFNAITLAGAFYQHQKKSSDRPFAVGPVDITFEQGKTTFITGGNGSGKTTFIRMLTGLYELQSGQILLNGKAVTEDNRLAYRSLFTAVFADFHLFQQLYGIRDLSTEEIDEWLDFLEMRAKVGIQNGAFSTIDLSSGQRKRLALLSTILENRPIYIFDEWAADQDPIFRRKFYEQVLPRLKARGNTIIAITHDDAYFHLADVHLKMEEGQLLAHHDSESNGVPS, translated from the coding sequence ATGGTATTGTACGAATTAATTCGCCGACATATTCAGATAAAGAAAAGGACCTTTATTGCACTGGGGTGCATTTCTGGTTTGGCCAATGCGTTGGTGCTTGCGCTTATCAACAACGTAGCTGCCAATATCTCTGATATTAATAAAGAAAATCATATTCTTTACTACTTAGTGCTATTTACACTGACGATTGCAATATATGGGTTCACTCAGCAAAGATTGATGACTAAAGCCGCGCAAATGGTGGAGCGTGCCATAGACAAATTGAGAGTCGATCTGTTTGAAAGCATTCGTCATACCGAGTTGTCAACACTAGAGAAAATTGGCAAAGAGCGGATCTTTAATACCATTAGCAAAGAGTTACAGACTATATCTCAGTCGGCACAGCTGTTTGTGATCATTGGTCAATCCATTAGTTTGGTGTTTTTCACATCGCTCTATATTGCTTGGCACTCTTTTGTGGCGTTTATGGTTATCTCGACACTGATTTTGGTCGGAGCCAGTATTCACCGTTTACGCGCCAATGAAATCCAGCGCAACATGCGCATTTCTTTTGAAAGCGAAAATCAGCTTATTCAACGCTTATCTGACTTGCTCGATGGCTTTAAAGAAGTAAAGCTCAGTGAGCCAAGAGCTGAAGATTTAGAACATGAATACCGCCGTGATTCGAATCGTGCAAGGCGTGCAAAAACCAAAACCCAAACCTTGTTTGCGACCGACTTTATTCTGTCGCAAATCACCTTTTTCGCAGCGACGGGCGCGATGGTGTTTATCGTCCCTATGCTTTCGGATGTATATACCGATGTGGTCATTAAAGTCACCACCGCATCGCTATTTTTAATCGGCCCTATTACCAGTATTGCTGGTGGGATCCCCGTTTTCACCACCGCAACAGAGGCGGCGCAAAACGTCTTAGCATTGGAACGCGATTTAAAAAATGTCCAAGATGAGCAAGAGACTAAACGACCTGAACCTGGTGAAAGCCTAACCTCATTTAATGCCATTACCTTAGCGGGGGCGTTTTATCAACATCAGAAAAAATCGAGCGATCGTCCGTTTGCTGTGGGGCCGGTGGATATCACCTTTGAACAAGGGAAAACCACTTTTATTACCGGTGGTAATGGTAGCGGTAAAACAACGTTTATACGGATGTTGACTGGCCTTTATGAATTACAGAGCGGACAAATCCTTTTGAATGGCAAAGCGGTTACGGAAGATAATCGCCTTGCTTATCGAAGCCTATTCACAGCCGTTTTTGCGGATTTTCATTTGTTCCAGCAGCTCTATGGTATTCGTGATTTGAGTACTGAAGAAATCGACGAATGGTTGGACTTTTTAGAGATGCGTGCCAAAGTGGGTATTCAAAATGGGGCGTTTAGCACCATAGATTTATCATCAGGCCAGCGCAAGCGTTTAGCGCTTTTGAGTACCATTTTAGAAAATCGTCCCATTTACATCTTTGATGAGTGGGCGGCAGATCAAGATCCTATCTTTAGACGAAAATTCTACGAACAAGTGTTACCTCGTTTAAAAGCGCGTGGTAACACCATTATCGCCATCACCCATGACGATGCCTACTTCCATTTGGCCGATGTACACTTAAAAATGGAGGAAGGTCAGTTGTTAGCACACCACGACAGTGAAAGTAATGGAGTACCATCATGA
- a CDS encoding prohibitin family protein, protein MNINISGDFALLVVGGLILALILSNLLMRVLKRYKPKWHKRILSWRFRAGVTLLILLFIAVALVKVIFIKVDSGQVGVLWKRLGGGTFVEHPFYEGTVLVYPWDTLTIYSSRFQTATTEIHAITSEGLRIKMEITVRYRPVVEHIPYLHKLVGTDYLDEIVIPEVASAVRMIVSDYTAEEVYANQRLKIQDQLLSTVLREVQLQEKSILKQEKSEMQGHNLVNLDDMLIRQVDIPEGVHSAIVAKVNQMHLYQEYKMRLDVAEKEAERKKVEAQGIADFQETVSGGISETYLRWRGIEATIELAKSNNAKVVVIGSGKDGLPLILNTEGSTSALPASVNPNATDPQSQEPQTPNAAKSK, encoded by the coding sequence ATGAACATTAATATTTCAGGGGATTTTGCCTTACTCGTCGTCGGCGGCTTAATACTGGCGCTGATCCTATCTAATTTGCTCATGCGGGTGTTAAAGCGTTACAAGCCCAAGTGGCATAAGCGTATTTTGTCTTGGCGTTTTCGCGCAGGTGTGACGTTACTTATTCTACTGTTTATTGCCGTTGCATTGGTCAAAGTTATTTTTATTAAAGTCGACTCAGGTCAAGTTGGGGTGCTGTGGAAGCGCCTTGGCGGTGGTACGTTTGTAGAACATCCATTTTATGAGGGTACGGTGCTGGTTTATCCCTGGGATACGTTGACGATTTATTCGAGTCGATTTCAAACTGCGACCACAGAGATCCACGCCATTACCTCCGAGGGGCTCAGGATCAAAATGGAAATAACAGTGCGATACCGTCCTGTTGTGGAACATATTCCTTACCTACACAAGTTAGTCGGGACAGACTATCTTGATGAAATTGTGATCCCTGAAGTTGCATCAGCGGTTCGTATGATTGTTTCTGATTATACCGCTGAAGAGGTCTATGCTAATCAGCGATTAAAGATCCAAGATCAACTGTTAAGCACTGTGTTGAGAGAAGTTCAGCTACAAGAGAAGTCGATACTCAAACAAGAAAAAAGCGAAATGCAAGGGCACAATTTGGTGAATTTAGACGATATGCTTATTCGCCAGGTTGATATTCCTGAAGGCGTGCATAGTGCGATTGTTGCGAAGGTGAATCAAATGCACCTATATCAAGAATATAAAATGCGTTTAGATGTTGCTGAAAAAGAGGCTGAGCGAAAGAAAGTGGAGGCTCAGGGGATAGCCGACTTTCAAGAAACGGTGAGTGGTGGGATCTCTGAAACTTATCTAAGATGGCGTGGCATAGAAGCAACCATAGAATTGGCGAAATCTAATAACGCAAAAGTGGTGGTAATAGGCAGTGGTAAAGATGGTCTACCATTGATTTTAAATACGGAGGGCAGCACATCTGCTTTGCCTGCTTCGGTTAACCCAAATGCTACGGATCCACAAAGCCAAGAGCCACAAACACCTAATGCAGCTAAATCAAAGTAA
- a CDS encoding DUF6765 family protein: protein MQIDLHHGMTWVVARAAGFTDQEAEIIAHAAQYVDDATNYGHIKFDNGAAYERIATAHKMLDYKNLDSLKNMKVWVPFHFLPGNGGLPAGQNPSGTFIQKLVCKPHSHVAKDMVAECIADKHRPYGLHRLGITSHVFIDTWGHQGFAGIQHEVNEVTEIMDLNGEAEETWRERISEYFSDVFQDDIPSLGHGQALSHPDQPHQQWSYINGLGEKVVRDNPSDFLVAADELCKVYQDYLGEATRGLSESLKQKIAQCFAEFDMDDGEERHQLWLDAIEANRFGLGSYTLTYIAKGEGSWKHQALGTTRAKGDDDSYSFRSEFLTSNWKYFHDAAKKHRLCVIDDILPKYGICVS, encoded by the coding sequence ATGCAAATTGATTTACATCATGGCATGACATGGGTGGTCGCACGCGCGGCGGGATTCACTGACCAAGAGGCTGAAATTATTGCTCACGCGGCACAATACGTAGATGATGCAACAAACTATGGTCACATCAAGTTTGATAACGGTGCTGCTTACGAGCGCATCGCAACCGCCCATAAGATGCTCGATTATAAAAACCTAGACAGCTTAAAGAACATGAAAGTGTGGGTACCTTTTCATTTCCTACCGGGTAATGGGGGGTTACCTGCTGGGCAAAATCCGTCGGGCACCTTTATTCAAAAGCTAGTGTGTAAGCCACATTCCCATGTAGCAAAAGATATGGTCGCTGAGTGTATTGCAGATAAGCATAGGCCTTATGGATTGCACCGTCTTGGTATTACCTCTCATGTCTTTATTGATACTTGGGGGCATCAGGGATTTGCTGGCATACAGCATGAAGTCAATGAAGTGACTGAAATAATGGACTTGAATGGTGAAGCAGAAGAGACTTGGCGCGAGCGAATAAGCGAATACTTTTCTGATGTTTTTCAAGATGATATTCCAAGTTTAGGACATGGGCAGGCGCTTTCCCACCCTGATCAGCCTCATCAGCAGTGGAGTTACATCAACGGATTGGGCGAGAAAGTGGTGCGAGATAATCCAAGCGATTTTCTGGTCGCAGCCGATGAGCTCTGTAAAGTCTATCAAGACTATCTAGGCGAGGCTACAAGGGGTTTGAGTGAGTCATTAAAGCAAAAAATAGCGCAGTGCTTTGCTGAATTTGATATGGATGATGGTGAAGAACGTCATCAACTGTGGCTTGATGCCATTGAAGCTAACCGATTTGGGCTTGGAAGTTATACCCTAACTTACATTGCAAAAGGTGAAGGGTCGTGGAAACACCAAGCGCTAGGTACAACCCGTGCTAAAGGTGACGACGATAGCTATTCATTTCGCAGTGAATTCTTAACTTCTAACTGGAAGTATTTTCACGATGCAGCCAAAAAGCATCGCCTCTGTGTCATTGATGATATTTTACCCAAATACGGAATTTGTGTGAGCTAA
- the accC gene encoding acetyl-CoA carboxylase biotin carboxylase subunit: protein MLDKVVIANRGEIALRVLRACKELGIKTVAVHSTADRDLKHVLLADETICIGKPAASESYLDIPRIIAAAEVTDAVAIHPGYGFLSENADFADQVEQSGFIFIGPKGDTIRLMGDKVSAIEAMRKAGVPCVPGSDGPLTDDNDRNTQIAKRIGYPVIIKAAGGGGGRGMRVVRNEKELANSIALTQQEAKQFFGNGMVYMEKFLENPRHIEVQVLADGQGNAIHLGERDCSMQRRHQKVVEEAPAPGITAEMRKYIGDRCTRACIEIGYRGAGTFEFLYENGEFYFIEMNTRIQVEHPVTEMVTGVDLIKEQLKIAAGQPLSITQEDVVIRGHAIECRINAEDPENFIPSPGKITRFHPAGGLGIRWDSHIYADYTVPPHYDSMIGKLITYGENRDVAIARAKNALNELVIDGIKTNTPLHKKILSDENFQNGGTNIHYLEKKLGMHQ, encoded by the coding sequence GCTGACCGCGACCTAAAACACGTTCTTCTTGCGGATGAAACCATTTGTATCGGTAAACCTGCGGCAAGCGAAAGCTACCTTGATATTCCTCGTATTATCGCGGCAGCCGAAGTCACAGACGCGGTTGCTATTCACCCAGGTTACGGTTTCCTTTCTGAAAATGCCGACTTTGCAGACCAAGTTGAGCAAAGTGGCTTTATCTTTATCGGTCCAAAGGGCGACACTATTCGTCTAATGGGTGATAAAGTATCAGCAATTGAAGCGATGAGAAAAGCAGGCGTACCTTGCGTGCCAGGTTCTGATGGTCCATTGACCGATGACAACGACCGCAATACGCAGATCGCTAAGCGTATCGGCTACCCAGTTATCATCAAAGCGGCTGGCGGCGGCGGTGGTCGTGGTATGCGTGTCGTTCGCAACGAGAAAGAACTCGCAAACTCTATCGCCTTAACACAACAAGAAGCGAAGCAGTTCTTCGGTAACGGCATGGTTTACATGGAAAAATTTCTAGAAAACCCACGCCATATCGAAGTACAAGTACTCGCTGACGGTCAAGGCAATGCAATCCACCTAGGTGAGCGCGACTGTTCAATGCAGCGTCGTCACCAAAAAGTAGTGGAAGAAGCACCTGCACCAGGGATCACAGCTGAAATGCGTAAGTACATTGGTGATCGCTGTACTCGTGCGTGTATCGAGATTGGTTATCGCGGTGCAGGTACGTTTGAATTCTTATACGAAAACGGCGAGTTCTACTTCATTGAAATGAACACCCGTATTCAGGTTGAGCACCCAGTAACTGAAATGGTCACTGGCGTAGACTTAATCAAAGAGCAACTTAAGATTGCTGCTGGTCAACCGCTTTCTATCACACAAGAAGACGTGGTGATCCGTGGTCACGCAATCGAGTGCCGTATTAACGCAGAAGATCCAGAAAACTTTATCCCTTCACCGGGTAAAATTACACGCTTCCACCCAGCAGGTGGCCTTGGGATCCGTTGGGACAGCCATATTTACGCTGATTACACAGTACCGCCACATTACGACTCAATGATCGGTAAGTTAATCACTTATGGTGAGAACCGTGATGTTGCGATCGCTCGTGCTAAAAACGCACTGAATGAGCTAGTGATTGACGGGATTAAAACCAATACCCCGCTTCACAAGAAGATCTTGTCTGACGAGAACTTCCAAAACGGTGGTACGAATATCCACTACCTAGAGAAAAAACTAGGCATGCACCAATAA